The Dethiosulfovibrio russensis genome includes the window AAAAAAATGGTCTACCTATATTATACTATCGACGTATTCGGAATGTCCCCAAAGGGGCATATTTCTTTTTTCGCATCGAAAGGACGGGATCTCATGAAAGACCTGGTAGACAGATTTATAGGATACGCCAAGATCCACACCACATCGGACGAGAGCTCCTCCAGCTGCCCCAGCACATCCTGCCAGCTGGATCTAGCCAGGCTCCTGGTGAAGGAGATGACGGAGTTAGGCCTGGAGGATCCGAAGATGGACGACAACGGATACGTAACCGCCACCCTGCCTGCGACGGCGAAGGGGCCGACCATCGGTTTCATAGCCCACATGGACACCGCCCCCGACATGTCCGGCGAAAACGTATCGCCGAGGATAGTGAAAAACTACGACGGTAAAGACATCGTCCTCGACGAGGCGGGAGAGGTCGTGCTGTCCCCCTTCGACTTTCCCTGTCTAAACGACTACATAGGACAGGACCTAATAGTAGCGAACGGCGCCACCCTTCTGGGGGCCGACGACAAGGCCGGGGTAGCCGAGATAATGACGGCCGTGGCCTATTTGAAGGATCACCCCGAGATACCTCACGGCAGAATCAGAATAGGCTTCACCCCCGACGAGGAGATAGGCAGGGGAGCCGACCTGTTCGACGTCGAGGGCTTCGGGGCGGACTGGGCCTACACGGTGGACGGGGGCCCGGTGGGACAGATGGAGTACGAGAACTTCAACGCAGCTTCCGCCACGATCCGCATAAGGGGACGTAACGTCCACCCCGGCACGGCCAAGGACCAGATGATCAACTCGATCCATATAGGAACCCGGCTGGCCGGTCTGATGCCGATCTCGGAGGTTCCGGAGAAGACCAAGGGCTACCAGGGATTCATCCACCTTCACACCTTCGACGGTACAGTCGAGGAGACCACCCTCAAGTTCATCATAAGGGATCACGACAAAAAACTCTTCGAGGAAAAACAGGAAACGGTTCGAAGAGCGGTGGACCAGATCAACCGGGAGTTCGGAGACAGGGCGACCCTGGAGCTCAAGGAGCAGTACCTGAACATGAGGGAACACATAGAGGACAGAATGGATATAGTCGAACTGGCCAAGTCCGCCATGGAGGAGGTTGGCGTAACCCCCATGGTGGAGCCGATCAGAGGAGGCACCGACGGCGCCAGGCTGTCCTACATGGGCCTGCCCTGCCCCAACCTTTTTACAGGAGGACACAACTTCCACGGAAAGTACGAGTTCATACCGATACCCTCCATGGAGAAAGCCGTCGACGCGATAGTAGCCATAGCCAAGCTAGCGGTCTCCAGGTAGAGAGACATGGAAAGGAGACACGATCTGGATAGACTATCCATAGGAAAAATGGCCGAGATAAACGGCGTATCGGTCCAGGCCCTGCGGCTCTACGATAAAATGGACCTCCTAAAACCCCAGTTCGTGGACTCGAACCGCTACCGTTACTACAGCATAAAGCAGTCCGCCAGGCTCGACATGATCCAAAACCTGCAAATTCTAGGTATGTCTTTAAAACAGATCAAAGAACAGCTGGACAAACAGGATGTATCGGTCATACAGGAGCTTCTTGAACTTCAGAGATCCCACTTGGACGATCAGATACGCCAGCTTGAGACTACCAGAAAATCGGTCGATCGTACCCTGGTGAACTACAGACGTTACAACGAAGCCCCTAAAGACGGTACCATCTTCACCGAGTTCATGGGGAAAAGGAAAATATACCGTTACGATATAGGCATAAATTTCTACGACTTCGGAATAGAGACCTACGAATATATTCTGAGGGAGCTCAAAAACCACATATCCCTTAACTCCCTGCCCATGGCCTACTTCTGCAACGTAGGCACCATAATCAGGGAGGATAGGCTCAGGAGGAGGGAATTCGTCTCCACCGAGGTATTTATCTTCGTCGACGACGACTTCGCCTCCTCCCCCAGGGTGGAAACGCTCCCATCCAAGACTTACCTCTGCATATCCTGCGATAACTTCCACAAGGAGAGGAAATATGCGGAAAGACTCTTGGCCCACGCCGATACAAACGGCTACGCCATAGGAGGAGATTACGTCTGCGAGGTGATAACAGACCTCCCCGTATTCGTGGACAACGAGAGAGGAATGTTCATCAAACTACAGATCCCTTTGGAATTCTGAAACAAATCGCTTGACTCTATACCATGTATAGACTCTATATTCGGGACAGATAGTTCAAACTATCACATATATCCCGGGAGGTGTCTCACATGGAAAGGAAGTTGCGGATAGCTCAGTTCGGCTGCGGAAAGATGTCTGCCTACACCATGAGGTACGTTTACGAGAAAGGCGGAGAGATCGTGGCCGCCTTCGACATGAACCCAGCCGTTATCGGCAAGGACATCGGCGAGATAATCGGCACGGGGAAAAAGGGCGTAAAGGTCTTACCCGCCTCGGAGGCGGACGCTACTTTGGGATCGATCAAACCCGATGCCTGCATAGTCACCACCATGAGCCTTATGAAAGATCTGAACGACCCCTTCATGATATGCGCAAAGAACGGGATCAACGCCATAAGCACCTGCGAGGAGGCGTTCTATCCTTGGAACTCTTCCTGTAAGATAACCGAGGAAATCGACGACCTCGCCAGGGAAAAAGGCTGCACCATATGCGGAGCCGGCTATCAGGACGTCTTCTGGGGCAATTTAATAGCCACCCTGGCAGGAGCCACCCACACGATAAAGAAAATAAAAGGCAAGTCGAGCTACAACGTCGAGGACTACGGAATAGCCCTCGCTCAGGTACACGGAGCGGGATTAGACCTCGAGACCTTCGCCGAGGAGATCGCGGCGGCAGACGACATCTCCGACGAGGAACGCAAGGCACTTATAGAAAAGGGAGAATTCCTACCCTCCTATATGTGGAACGTCAACGGTTGGCTCTGTGACAAGCTCGGCTTAACCGTGGTATCCCAGACCCAGAAATGCATCCCCCAGACCCATTCGGAGGAACTGCACTCCACCACGCTGGACATGACCATACCGGCAGGACACGCCACGGGAATGTCCGCACTGGTGACCACCGAGACCAAGGAAGGCATAACCGTCGAGACCGAGTGCATCGGCAAGGTTTACGCCCCGGACGAGTTCGACTGCAACGACTGGATAATCTACGGCGAGCCGGACACCCAGGTGATGATAAACCGCCCCGCAACGGTGGAGCTGACCTGCGCCACCATAGTCAACAGGATTCCGGACATCATAAATGCTCCGGCAGGCTACGTCACCACCGACCGTATGCCGAACAACTCGTACAGAATAAGACCGCTCAACGAATACGTCAGCTGAACAACAACGAGGCCCTTCGAGTTTTTCGAAGGGCCTCGGCTGTTAGATCGTTATTTCACCGCATCCAAGTTCAGGGAATATCGATTCTCCCCGGCCTGAGCGATCAGCTTGAGCTCCGTAAGACGCTTTACGTCCCTTCTGGCGGTCTGTTTGGTGACCTTTCGATAAAGCAGAGAGAAAGGCCTTTCGCCCATGAGGTCGTTCAAGGAGAAGTCCCGTAGGTCGTCGAGCAGAAGGGACAAAAGCTCGAACTGTCTGACCGTGATCTCCCTCTGGGCTTTCAGCTGAGCTAGGTGCTCTCTGAAGACGAGTTTTTTTATCAGATCCGTTATCCTATCCTTGATATCCATCAACGACTCGGTGACTCCGTCCAGACAAAACTTCAAAAAAGGGGTTACGTCCTTCCCCTTGAGCTTTATCGTCTCGGAGAAAGCGAAATAGTAGCCGTCGATATTCCGATAGTAATAATTGGACAACATCTTAGGCACATAACGAACGTTCGCCGCCTGAAGTATGATCGCCTCTATAAGCCGGGCGGTCCTGCCGTTGCCGTCGAAAAACGGATGGATCAGCGAAAAATGATAATGTGCCAATATAGCCCGAACGAAAGGCCCCTTCGAGGTAAGCTCCTCGCTGTTGACCCACTCGACGTACTCCCTCATCAGGTCCTCTATATCCTTCAATATACGAGGGGGCCTGTAAACTCCGCCGTGATACTTGTCTCCGACCTCAGTATAACCTACGGTCTCGTTGCGATATCTGCCGGGCTCGTTGAACTGGTGGGGAACCCCTGAGGTAACTATACGATGCAGCTCTCTGATCAGAGACTCCTCCAGGATAAAGGGGTCCTTCTCCGGTTTGATCTTCGATAGAACTTCATAGGCTTTGACGAGGTTCCGAATTTCGATCTCGCTTTTATGGACCACGTCGGAAACGTCGTCGTTCTCCATTATCCCGATGACATCTTCCTGAGAGAGAGGATTACCCTCTATGGCGGCGGTGCCGAAGATGGACTGCCGAACAAGCTCCGTCTCTAATTGAGACACCTTCCGAGGCAAAATCGGAAGGTCCGCCACCGTCTTGTTGAGGATCGCCGCAACAGCCAACGAAGGGGACAGGAGCTCCTTGTCATACTCTTCGCTGAAGTAGAAAAGCCCGGACTTACAGGTCAGATATCTTCTCATTCCTGCCCCCTCCCTTGATACGAAAAATGTAACACATATATTCAGCTACAGCAAGGGTTTAAGGGGTATAGATCTCTTCTAAATGATAGCCCTTTAGATCACTCTTTTTCCAGAAGATGCAACGTGTCGGGGCGCAGAGAAACCCGGATCGACTCGCCGGGACGAAAGAGCTCGCCGGTTATGGGGTTGACCTGATGCACAGTCAGGGCCTTCAGGTCGGGACACTCCACCTCGTACTCCACCAGATTTCCAAGAAAAGTGGTCCTGACCACTTCGCAGGGAAAATGTCCCTCCTCTCGGGAAAGGACCACCGCCTCGGGACGGGCCACCACCTGCCGCACCTCTCCGATCTCGAGAGAGGATGTCTCCATAGGGAAAGTCTTCCCTCCCAGAAGAATCCCCCCGTCGGAAACCGTCCCCTCCAGAAAGTTGGCCTTGCCTATGAAATCGGCTACGAAGCGGTTTCTCGGCCTTGCGTACAGATCCACGGGAGAGCCTATCTGCTCGATCCGTCCGTCCTTCATCACCACGACCCTATCGGAGATGCTCATCGCCTCCGCCTGGTCGTGGGTAACATAGACCGACGTTATCCCCAAGGTCTTCTGAAGCCTTCGAATCTCTATCCTCATCTGTTCCCTCAGCTTGGCGTCCAGGTTGGACAAAGGCTCGTCGAACAGCAGCAGCTCCGGCTCCATCACTATGGCTCGGGCAAGGGCCACCCTCTGCTGCTGTCCCCCCGAGAGCTGGGAAGGCTGACGGTTCTCAAGGCCCCGGAGGCCGACCAAATCTACCACCCTCTCCATCTTGGCCTTTATCTCCTTATGGCTCAGCCTCTTGAGTTTCAGGCCGAAGGCGATGTTCTCGAAAACGTTAAGATGGGGAAAAATGGCGTAGGACTGGAACACCAGCGTGGCGTTTCTCCTGTTGGGGGCCACGTCGTTCATCCTCTTATCGCCGAAATATATATCTCCCTTCGTCGGGTCCTCGAAACCGGCTATCATGCGAAGCAGGGTCGTCTTGCCGCAGCCGCTGGGACCCAACAGGGTAACCAGCTCGCCGTCCTCCACAGAAAGATCGACCTGATCCACAGCCCGGACCTTGGAGGCGCCGTCGTAACCGTCGAATTCCTTGATGACTCCCGAAATGCGAAGCTCCATAACACTAACCCTCCCGAACCTGAATGGCCGAGGCTCCGCCGGTACGTCCCGGCACGAGTCGACCTATGACCGCAACAGCGATCAGAACGATACAGACCAATATGACGCTGAAAGCCGCCGCGACCCCGAGCCTTCCGGACCCCACCTGACTGAGGATCTGCACCGTCAGAAGGTTCCAGTTGGCCGACACGAGAAAGATAGCGGCGCTGATCGCGGTCATGGCCCTGACGAAGGCGAATACCAGCCCGGAGAAAAACGCAGGGGCTATGAGGGGCAGCGTCACCTTGCGGAAAGTCGTCAGACCGTCGGCCCCCAGATTTCTGGAAGCCTCCTCTATTGACGGATCTATCTGTCGAAGCACCGCCACGCCGGACTGAATCCCCACCGGAATATAGCGAAACACGAAGTTCAGCACCAGAATGCTCAAGGTCCCTATCAGCACCATAGGAGGCCTGTTGAAGGCCAGTATATAGCCTATGCCCACCACAGTACCGGGCACGGCGAAATTCAAGATGGAGCCGAACTCCAGCGTCCCCTTGCCCGGGAAGGACAGACGAACCACCATGAAGGCTATCAACATACCCAGTATCCCCGATATCGGAGTGGACAACAGAGCGACGATCAAGGTGTCCTTTATCGTATCCCCTCCCACCTGGAAAGCGTAGGTCAGATGGTCCAATGTCGGGGTGAAATCGTATCCCCACACCTTGGTGAAGGCCCCCACGGCGATAACCCCGTAGAAAAGCGCCACGGAAAGGGCGAACAACCCCAGAACGCCTCGGAGCAAAACTCCGGCCCCTGGACCTACGAGCTTCGACGTGGAATTCACCGGTTTTCCAGTAACGGTGGTGTATTGTCTTTTCCTCAGGAAATAACGCTGTATCAGGAAAGCCGTCACCGACGGAAGCAGCAACACCACCGCCAGAGCCGCTCCCAGAGGCAGGTTGAACGACCCGGTTATCTCCAGATATGCCTGGGTGGCCAGCATGGGGAAACGGCTGCCCGCCAGCACCAGAGGATTTCCGAAATCCGCCAGAGACTCTATGAACACCACGAGAAAGGCGCTGGCTATGCCAGGCAGACTTAGAGGCAGAGTGACCCTTAGGAAAGTTTGCCAGCGGGACGCCCCCACGTTCATGGCTGCGTCCTCCAAGGTGGGGTTCAGCGACTCCAAAACCCCTCTGAGGGTCAGATAGGCCACGGGAGCGAAGGTGAACACCTGCGATATCAGCACTCCCTTGAAACCGTAGATGGAATAGTGCCTTATTCCAAGCAGCCCCCTCGTGATGAGGCCGTTGGAGCCGAACAGCATCAGCACCGACAGAGCGCTGGTAAAAGGAGGCGCTATTATCGGAAGTATGAATATCAAATGCAAGATCTTCTTCCAACGTATATTGGTCCTCACCATCGTCAAAGCGGCCACATAACCTACGGCAACCCCTGTGATACCGGTAAGAGCTCCCACCTGAAGGCTGTTTTTAAGGGCGTTTCTGAGATAGGCGAACTGGCCGAAACGAAGGTAATTTTCCAGAGAAAAACCGCCTCCGTCTCCCTGAAAACTCTTCAACAACACCATCCCCAGAGGGTATATGACAAATAAAGCCAGGGCGACCCCGACGGCTAGCACCAGAAGAGCGACCACAGGGTCCCTCCAGAGCAGACGAAGCTCTCTAATACCTCGTCGCAAGATACCACTTCCCTCCAAATCAAAAGCCCGGGGAGAGCTCCCCGGGCGAACTATACGAAAGAGGACTCGGGGAAAACTACTGTCCCAGCACCTCGGTGACCCAGCGTTCCACTATGCGCTTTTTGTCCTTGGCGGCCTTTTCCCTGTCGTAATCGATAAGGGTGATCTCCGAAAGGACAGGAACTCCCTCGCCGGCCGACACGTCGGAACGGACCGGGAAAAAGTAGGTCTTGGCGGCGCTGAGGGAACTCTGACCCTTCTTGGAAATTATCCAGTCCACCAGAGCCTCGGCCTCGTCCAGATTCTTGGCTCCCTTCACTATGGAAAGGGCGGCGGCCTCGTAGCCGACTCCCTCGGCGGGGAATATCACCTTGGACGGATACCCCTGGTCGACCAGCTTGAGGAAAGCCGGGGTGAACTGTATGGCGATGTCAGTCTCCCCTATGGCCAGGTTCTTGCTGGGACCGGTTCCGCTCTGGGTATAGGTCTGGATGTTGGGATTGAGCTTCTTCATGTAGTCGAAGGCCCCGTCCTCTCCTAAAACGGTCATGAGGGTCTGTACCATGGCGTAGGCCGTCCCGGAAGACTGGGGAGAGGGCATCTGGATCATCCCTTTGTATTCGGCCTTGGTGAGGTCGGCCCAGGATTCGGGAACGGGTATTCCCTGATCCTTCAGCTCCTCGTCCAATACGCCGAATCCCAGAGGATTCATGTAGAAGGCGTACCAATAGCCCTCCGAATCCTTGAAATTATCGGCCAAGACCTCTGCCTCGGAAGACACATAGGGACGGGTCAGACCTCTGGTCTTTGCAACTATGTGGTTCTCGTTGGGAGCCCCGAACCACACGTCCGCCTGAGGGTTGGCCTTCTCCGCCTCGATGCGGCTGAGAGCCGGACCGGAGGACAGAAAAACCATATTGACCTTTATCCCCGTATCCTCGGTGAAGGCTTTCAGAATGTTGGTGGCGTTCTCCTCGTCTACGCTGGAATAGACCACCAGAGAGCGGTCTTCCGCCATGGCTCCAGCTATGAAAACGAAGGAGAAAAGGGCGACGAGCATCGTCGCCAGGAACCTGGAACATCTGGACATGGATGTTGCACCTCCTAAGGTATTTGTTCTCGAAAGATCGGAACGAGAAAACTATACCACGTAACGTCTTCGTCACAAAGAGGTAGCCGTCAGAGGGAAATCAGATCAACATAACGGAAAAAATCTCGTCGGGATTCTTGGGATTACGATTCAGAATAAGATCGCTAAACCCGAGTTTCTCAAACAGCTCGTCCTTCAA containing:
- a CDS encoding NAD(P)H-dependent amine dehydrogenase family protein, giving the protein MERKLRIAQFGCGKMSAYTMRYVYEKGGEIVAAFDMNPAVIGKDIGEIIGTGKKGVKVLPASEADATLGSIKPDACIVTTMSLMKDLNDPFMICAKNGINAISTCEEAFYPWNSSCKITEEIDDLAREKGCTICGAGYQDVFWGNLIATLAGATHTIKKIKGKSSYNVEDYGIALAQVHGAGLDLETFAEEIAAADDISDEERKALIEKGEFLPSYMWNVNGWLCDKLGLTVVSQTQKCIPQTHSEELHSTTLDMTIPAGHATGMSALVTTETKEGITVETECIGKVYAPDEFDCNDWIIYGEPDTQVMINRPATVELTCATIVNRIPDIINAPAGYVTTDRMPNNSYRIRPLNEYVS
- the pepT gene encoding peptidase T, translated to MKDLVDRFIGYAKIHTTSDESSSSCPSTSCQLDLARLLVKEMTELGLEDPKMDDNGYVTATLPATAKGPTIGFIAHMDTAPDMSGENVSPRIVKNYDGKDIVLDEAGEVVLSPFDFPCLNDYIGQDLIVANGATLLGADDKAGVAEIMTAVAYLKDHPEIPHGRIRIGFTPDEEIGRGADLFDVEGFGADWAYTVDGGPVGQMEYENFNAASATIRIRGRNVHPGTAKDQMINSIHIGTRLAGLMPISEVPEKTKGYQGFIHLHTFDGTVEETTLKFIIRDHDKKLFEEKQETVRRAVDQINREFGDRATLELKEQYLNMREHIEDRMDIVELAKSAMEEVGVTPMVEPIRGGTDGARLSYMGLPCPNLFTGGHNFHGKYEFIPIPSMEKAVDAIVAIAKLAVSR
- a CDS encoding ABC transporter ATP-binding protein, producing the protein MELRISGVIKEFDGYDGASKVRAVDQVDLSVEDGELVTLLGPSGCGKTTLLRMIAGFEDPTKGDIYFGDKRMNDVAPNRRNATLVFQSYAIFPHLNVFENIAFGLKLKRLSHKEIKAKMERVVDLVGLRGLENRQPSQLSGGQQQRVALARAIVMEPELLLFDEPLSNLDAKLREQMRIEIRRLQKTLGITSVYVTHDQAEAMSISDRVVVMKDGRIEQIGSPVDLYARPRNRFVADFIGKANFLEGTVSDGGILLGGKTFPMETSSLEIGEVRQVVARPEAVVLSREEGHFPCEVVRTTFLGNLVEYEVECPDLKALTVHQVNPITGELFRPGESIRVSLRPDTLHLLEKE
- a CDS encoding Fic family protein, with product MRRYLTCKSGLFYFSEEYDKELLSPSLAVAAILNKTVADLPILPRKVSQLETELVRQSIFGTAAIEGNPLSQEDVIGIMENDDVSDVVHKSEIEIRNLVKAYEVLSKIKPEKDPFILEESLIRELHRIVTSGVPHQFNEPGRYRNETVGYTEVGDKYHGGVYRPPRILKDIEDLMREYVEWVNSEELTSKGPFVRAILAHYHFSLIHPFFDGNGRTARLIEAIILQAANVRYVPKMLSNYYYRNIDGYYFAFSETIKLKGKDVTPFLKFCLDGVTESLMDIKDRITDLIKKLVFREHLAQLKAQREITVRQFELLSLLLDDLRDFSLNDLMGERPFSLLYRKVTKQTARRDVKRLTELKLIAQAGENRYSLNLDAVK
- a CDS encoding ABC transporter substrate-binding protein; amino-acid sequence: MSRCSRFLATMLVALFSFVFIAGAMAEDRSLVVYSSVDEENATNILKAFTEDTGIKVNMVFLSSGPALSRIEAEKANPQADVWFGAPNENHIVAKTRGLTRPYVSSEAEVLADNFKDSEGYWYAFYMNPLGFGVLDEELKDQGIPVPESWADLTKAEYKGMIQMPSPQSSGTAYAMVQTLMTVLGEDGAFDYMKKLNPNIQTYTQSGTGPSKNLAIGETDIAIQFTPAFLKLVDQGYPSKVIFPAEGVGYEAAALSIVKGAKNLDEAEALVDWIISKKGQSSLSAAKTYFFPVRSDVSAGEGVPVLSEITLIDYDREKAAKDKKRIVERWVTEVLGQ
- a CDS encoding MerR family transcriptional regulator gives rise to the protein MERRHDLDRLSIGKMAEINGVSVQALRLYDKMDLLKPQFVDSNRYRYYSIKQSARLDMIQNLQILGMSLKQIKEQLDKQDVSVIQELLELQRSHLDDQIRQLETTRKSVDRTLVNYRRYNEAPKDGTIFTEFMGKRKIYRYDIGINFYDFGIETYEYILRELKNHISLNSLPMAYFCNVGTIIREDRLRRREFVSTEVFIFVDDDFASSPRVETLPSKTYLCISCDNFHKERKYAERLLAHADTNGYAIGGDYVCEVITDLPVFVDNERGMFIKLQIPLEF
- a CDS encoding ABC transporter permease; the protein is MRRGIRELRLLWRDPVVALLVLAVGVALALFVIYPLGMVLLKSFQGDGGGFSLENYLRFGQFAYLRNALKNSLQVGALTGITGVAVGYVAALTMVRTNIRWKKILHLIFILPIIAPPFTSALSVLMLFGSNGLITRGLLGIRHYSIYGFKGVLISQVFTFAPVAYLTLRGVLESLNPTLEDAAMNVGASRWQTFLRVTLPLSLPGIASAFLVVFIESLADFGNPLVLAGSRFPMLATQAYLEITGSFNLPLGAALAVVLLLPSVTAFLIQRYFLRKRQYTTVTGKPVNSTSKLVGPGAGVLLRGVLGLFALSVALFYGVIAVGAFTKVWGYDFTPTLDHLTYAFQVGGDTIKDTLIVALLSTPISGILGMLIAFMVVRLSFPGKGTLEFGSILNFAVPGTVVGIGYILAFNRPPMVLIGTLSILVLNFVFRYIPVGIQSGVAVLRQIDPSIEEASRNLGADGLTTFRKVTLPLIAPAFFSGLVFAFVRAMTAISAAIFLVSANWNLLTVQILSQVGSGRLGVAAAFSVILVCIVLIAVAVIGRLVPGRTGGASAIQVREG